A section of the Deinococcus sp. KNUC1210 genome encodes:
- a CDS encoding SH3 domain-containing protein, which yields MKRFLVLSICAALTLTPSPSAFATQRSDQQVAVMIEGDSLRSRPNPNASVLKKLPKGTTVTVSSCFPEWCAVKYQNVPGFVLKDMLVVAENPATSVSLRILRLLNVTESHCQDLLKATLVDRLQRELDTPLHCARLPLPANVVRQRIDQAFAIDPTAPWKDSPEALSRFFSFEDMPPAGMILFKQQQVVVAFQSTERL from the coding sequence ATGAAACGATTCTTGGTTCTAAGTATATGCGCCGCCCTCACACTTACCCCTTCCCCTTCCGCCTTTGCCACCCAACGCAGTGATCAGCAGGTCGCCGTAATGATAGAAGGCGACAGCCTGCGATCACGTCCCAACCCGAACGCTTCCGTGCTGAAGAAACTCCCAAAAGGCACCACGGTAACAGTGTCGTCCTGCTTTCCTGAATGGTGTGCAGTGAAGTACCAAAACGTCCCTGGATTCGTTCTGAAGGACATGCTCGTCGTCGCTGAGAATCCCGCTACATCGGTCAGCTTGCGAATCCTACGCCTCCTCAACGTCACTGAATCCCACTGCCAAGATCTGCTGAAAGCGACACTGGTGGATCGACTTCAACGAGAGCTGGACACCCCGCTGCACTGCGCAAGGCTGCCACTCCCCGCCAACGTCGTACGGCAGCGAATCGATCAGGCATTCGCGATTGATCCAACGGCCCCATGGAAAGACTCCCCTGAGGCACTGAGCCGCTTCTTTTCTTTCGAGGACATGCCGCCAGCCGGAATGATCCTGTTTAAACAGCAACAGGTGGTCGTGGCTTTTCAGAGCACTGAGCGCTTGTGA